One part of the Hydra vulgaris chromosome 01, alternate assembly HydraT2T_AEP genome encodes these proteins:
- the LOC136074979 gene encoding uncharacterized protein LOC136074979, with amino-acid sequence MLFAMNSKLQQFPIMQSAIKPEIEVVQQIENAILDADALLKAKVKHEDISIVLGTTKSGKSTLINFLIGNGLVAVKLKLGKTFLVKKDGKTVGPEIGIEAVSVTTLPTKWVVGNESCINGLILWDAPGFSDSRGEVQDITNSFYIKTLLRGVKSAKIVLVTDFSELYNDNVSSFVSLLESVRRIFNEDISSAFQSLVLIFNKTPSDCDGDTVNIEFLCELLTEKILRSASNIDKSCRSIVSSLIEYPERIGIFRKAVLGLGVERLNAGIEDAINSATPLLTEFLQKVSPSVSEKSQIFLLRQKLLLAGMPDIDVLLNGLEKKYRTISHCFKNEVASADKETLELIKNEIQRKLGEIQTIVANKGETLTQMLVKLQVIDKEGAGKAIAVLNLMNKATIIQHIDDILKLKESEEFRLKIEKIAVVVIKNLENVLIEITEKQGQINEQEAASRIAAIEDEFNRKISKYEKTIDKLKSENEEKVINDLDKLGAFAHLGIAIDKAFHKIGSILPSFSNKNASEVPEEICSSPQIMRSCVVQSVADVRYANPLLNDVVFLQAFVKSYDAASTSRLVELTNAIISIGGDDEVKAIMSSEKGLEICFDLIRQADD; translated from the coding sequence ATTTGCAATGAATTCTAAGTTGCAGCAGTTCCCAATAATGCAATCAGCCATAAAACCAGAAATCGAGGTAGTTCAGCAAATTGAGAATGCGATTTTGGACGCAGATGCCCTTCTAAAAGCAAAAGTAAAACACGAAGACATCAGTATTGTTCTAGGTACTACAAAGTCTGGTAAGAGCACGctcattaactttttaattggtAACGGGCTAGTAGCTGTCAAACTGAAGCTTGGAAAAACCTTTTTAGTAAAAAAGGATGGCAAAACAGTTGGTCCGGAGATCGGAATTGAAGCAGTTTCTGTGACAACATTGCCGACTAAGTGGGTTGTAGGAAACGAAAGCTGTATTAATGGATTAATTTTGTGGGACGCACCAGGTTTTAGCGACTCTAGAGGGGAAGTCCAAGATATTACGAACTCTTTTTATATCAAGACTTTGTTGAGAGGAGTTAAAtctgcaaaaattgttttagttactGACTTCTCAGAGTTGTATAATGACAACGTGTCTTCGTTCGTAAGTTTGCTTGAATCCGTCAGGCGCATATTCAATGAGGATATATCGTCAGCGTTTCAAAGTCTCgtacttatttttaacaaaactccGTCTGACTGCGATGGAGATACTGTTAATATCGAATTTTTATGCGAGCTtctaactgaaaaaattttgagatCTGCAAGTAATATTGACAAGAGCTGTAGGTCCATTGTAAGTAGTCTAATTGAATATCCAGAACGTATCGGTATTTTTAGAAAAGCAGTGTTAGGATTGGGGGTTGAAAGACTTAATGCTGGTATTGAAGATGCAATCAACAGTGCCACACCTTTGCTTACTGAGTTTCTGCAAAAAGTTTCCCCTAGCGTGTCGGAGAAGTCGCAGATATTTTTGTTACGACAGAAACTTCTTCTAGCCGGCATGCCTGATATTGACGTGCTTTTGAATGGTTTAGAGAAAAAGTACAGAACCATTTCtcactgttttaaaaatgaagttgcTAGTGCAGATAAGGAAACACTTGAGCTAATTAAAAACGAGATACAGAGAAAACTTGGGGAGATCCAAACAATTGTCGCAAACAAAGGAGAAACGCTTACGCAAATGTTAGTAAAACTGCAAGTCATCGACAAAGAAGGCGCTGGAAAAGCAATAGCCGTGCTCAACTTAATGAACAAAGCAACCATTATTCAACATATAGATGACATACTAAAACTAAAGGAAAGCGAGGAGTTTCgcttgaaaatagaaaaaattgcagtggttgttataaaaaatctaGAAAACGTGCTCATCGAAATTACTGAGAAGCAAGGACAAATAAATGAGCAGGAAGCAGCTTCACGCATTGCTGCAATAGAAGAtgaatttaatagaaaaatttctaaatatgaaaaaacaattgaCAAATTAAAGAGCGAAAATGAGGAAAAGGTTATAAATGATTTAGATAAGTTAGGAGCATTTGCTCATTTGGGAATAGCTATTGATAAAGCTTTTCATAAGATAGGATCTATACTCCCTTCCTTCAGCAATAAAAACGCTTCTGAGGTTCCCGAAGAGATTTGTTCATCGCCACAAATAATGAGATCCTGCGTTGTACAATCCGTAGCTGACGTTAGGTATGCCAATCCTCTGCTCAATGACGTAGTCTTTTTGCAAGCGTTTGTCAAATCTTATGATGCAGCTTCTACATCTCGGTTGGTTGAGCTTACTAACGCTATAATTAGTATCGGTGGTGACGATGAAGTGAAAGCTATCATGTCTTCAGAAAAAGGGCTCGAAATATGCTTTGATTTGATCAGACAAGCCGATGATTAA